In a genomic window of Cytobacillus sp. FSL H8-0458:
- a CDS encoding TetR/AcrR family transcriptional regulator, whose translation MPKKVDHEKQKHLLAKAAWRVIKKEGIEGASVRKIAEEAGLSPGSLRHYFSNQSELLAYSMNLVSERVKTRIQNAPFTDDHFENMILVLGELLPLDVERRLEMEVWIAFNIKALVDPNLAELSSRVYGEMKEGIRKVIEGLKLMGISRSDLNVGEEAERLYALIDGLALHAVMKPDLFTESKMKGILRTHLLSLC comes from the coding sequence ATGCCTAAAAAAGTTGATCATGAAAAACAAAAACATTTATTAGCAAAAGCAGCATGGCGGGTGATTAAGAAGGAGGGCATTGAAGGAGCTTCTGTCCGGAAGATAGCAGAAGAAGCTGGTTTATCACCAGGATCACTGCGCCATTACTTCTCAAATCAAAGTGAATTATTGGCTTATTCTATGAATTTAGTTTCAGAAAGGGTGAAAACCAGAATTCAGAATGCACCATTTACAGATGATCATTTTGAAAATATGATACTGGTGCTTGGCGAGCTGCTTCCTTTAGATGTAGAACGGAGATTGGAAATGGAAGTCTGGATAGCATTTAATATTAAAGCTCTTGTTGACCCGAACCTTGCTGAACTTAGCAGCCGCGTATACGGAGAAATGAAGGAAGGCATCCGAAAAGTCATCGAGGGGCTGAAGTTAATGGGGATATCCAGGTCTGATTTGAATGTTGGAGAAGAGGCGGAACGTCTCTATGCTCTTATTGACGGTCTCGCCCTCCATGCGGTAATGAAGCCTGATCTTTTTACTGAAAGTAAAATGAAAGGGATTCTTAGAACTCACTTGTTGTCATTATGCTAA
- a CDS encoding GNAT family N-acetyltransferase: MAYRSEFFVFDGDKPVPAVIRNYTKEDFDQLIDIQAECFPPPFPSDLWWNREQLANHVELFAEGALCIEADGVLAGSLTGLIVDFDPSHPRHTWEEITDSGYIRNHKPQGNTLYIVDISVRPRFRKLGLGKLLMQSMYQTVINLGLDRLLGGGRMPGYHKCAHEMSAEDYLQQLIDGKKKDPVITFLLRCGRTPLCVAENYLEDEESLNYGALMEWKNPFKDKRL, translated from the coding sequence ATGGCATATCGAAGCGAATTTTTTGTGTTTGACGGGGATAAGCCGGTGCCGGCTGTAATCAGAAATTATACGAAAGAAGATTTCGATCAGTTAATAGACATTCAGGCTGAATGCTTTCCGCCGCCTTTTCCTTCAGATTTATGGTGGAATCGCGAGCAGCTGGCAAATCATGTAGAACTCTTTGCGGAGGGGGCGCTCTGTATTGAGGCTGATGGAGTATTGGCAGGGTCCTTAACCGGGCTTATTGTTGATTTTGATCCTTCACATCCACGGCATACATGGGAAGAAATAACCGACAGCGGTTATATACGCAATCATAAACCTCAAGGCAATACATTATATATTGTTGATATCAGTGTCCGGCCTCGTTTCCGTAAACTAGGTCTTGGCAAACTTTTGATGCAGTCTATGTATCAGACTGTCATAAATTTAGGACTTGATCGATTGCTCGGTGGAGGACGGATGCCCGGCTACCATAAATGCGCACATGAAATGTCAGCCGAAGACTATCTCCAGCAACTGATCGACGGGAAAAAGAAGGATCCGGTCATCACATTTTTGCTGAGATGCGGAAGGACACCGCTTTGTGTAGCAGAAAATTATTTAGAAGATGAAGAGTCACTTAATTACGGCGCCTTGATGGAATGGAAGAATCCTTTTAAGGATAAGCGATTATAA
- a CDS encoding carbon-nitrogen hydrolase family protein, which translates to MKIRVSAVQYHLHTIRSFEEFASQCEHYIKTAQEFGSEFVLFPEFFTTQLLSIGSEQGTSLTINELPGFTEQYKNLFSNFAKQTNMHIIGGTHVINRDGRLYNVAHLFYPDGRIEEQAKMHITPTEVHEWNMSPGEGLRVFDTDKGRIAILTCYDIEFPEIVRMAKAKGADVIFCPSCTDDRHGFHRVRYTSHARAIENQVYVVVTGTIGSLHTVDFMRANFGQAAVITPNDIPFPPKGIMVEGELNDDMIVTADLDLSLLYEVRERGSVTTWRDRRTDLYVDWEKENIEG; encoded by the coding sequence TTGAAAATTCGTGTATCCGCTGTGCAGTATCATCTGCACACCATTCGTTCATTTGAAGAGTTTGCAAGCCAATGTGAGCATTATATTAAAACTGCCCAGGAGTTTGGGTCTGAGTTTGTTTTATTTCCTGAGTTTTTCACCACACAGCTTTTATCAATAGGAAGTGAGCAGGGAACAAGTCTGACCATTAACGAACTGCCTGGTTTTACTGAACAATATAAAAACCTATTTTCCAATTTTGCTAAACAAACAAACATGCATATAATCGGCGGTACACACGTTATTAACCGAGATGGACGCCTTTATAATGTGGCACATTTATTTTATCCGGATGGGCGAATTGAAGAGCAGGCTAAAATGCATATCACGCCTACTGAAGTTCATGAGTGGAACATGTCACCTGGCGAAGGCCTGCGTGTATTCGATACAGATAAAGGAAGAATAGCCATTCTGACGTGCTATGACATTGAGTTTCCGGAAATTGTCCGTATGGCAAAAGCCAAAGGAGCAGATGTTATTTTCTGCCCTTCCTGTACAGACGATCGCCATGGGTTCCACCGTGTCCGCTATACAAGCCATGCCAGAGCAATTGAGAATCAGGTATATGTTGTGGTTACAGGAACAATTGGCTCCCTGCATACTGTCGATTTTATGCGTGCCAATTTCGGGCAGGCAGCCGTCATTACACCGAATGATATTCCATTTCCGCCAAAGGGGATTATGGTGGAAGGCGAGCTGAATGACGATATGATTGTGACTGCCGATCTTGACCTTAGCCTTTTATATGAAGTCCGTGAGCGCGGTTCGGTTACGACCTGGCGGGACCGCAGAACAGATTTGTATGTAGACTGGGAAAAAGAAAATATCGAAGGATAG
- a CDS encoding LVIVD repeat-containing protein: MKKKILIKTALAGVLVLSAGGTAAFAHDEFSGGIEKGDSLAGIELAVPLLEGSKNTGNLQEVAAVPLKEVKEGVQNSSGDVYAHKGFAYVGTHTKNGGEGGVRVFDMKDPSNPVEVSSFAHLPGTWQEKVIVKTVNTKHFKGDLAAVSVQKVDRTNPNAKGGFVLYDVTNPREPKELGFWEDTSGARGTHELYLTVQGNNVYVLTANCYADLYSHGEKMDVNIVDVSKPSAPETIYEFNPRNYIPEVSDANYDGYNWTDENGIKRAAFAHSVKTDGTGQTAFLSYWDLGTIMLDISDAKNPVYLGRTDFSNEVQGAAHSMDLAKGGNVLIETREVFGPTREGFESAYGYTMIYDIKDKTNPKLLSTFRTDFTEKIPGGATVHDPKVQGNTLYLSHYAGGVRTVDITDPSNPEEIGVYIPSKSNIWGVFVDRNYVLASDMGSGLKVLQKNGSH, translated from the coding sequence TTGAAAAAGAAAATCCTGATTAAAACTGCATTGGCAGGGGTGCTTGTACTCTCTGCCGGAGGGACAGCCGCATTTGCACATGATGAGTTCAGCGGAGGCATTGAAAAAGGTGATAGTCTGGCCGGTATTGAATTAGCAGTTCCATTGCTTGAAGGCAGCAAGAATACAGGTAATCTCCAAGAAGTGGCTGCTGTTCCACTGAAAGAAGTTAAAGAGGGCGTACAAAATTCATCGGGGGATGTTTATGCGCATAAAGGCTTTGCTTATGTAGGCACACATACAAAAAATGGAGGAGAAGGCGGTGTCCGCGTATTTGATATGAAAGATCCTTCAAATCCTGTGGAAGTGTCGTCATTTGCTCACCTTCCAGGGACTTGGCAGGAAAAAGTGATTGTGAAAACAGTGAATACAAAGCATTTCAAAGGGGACTTAGCCGCAGTCAGTGTTCAAAAGGTCGATCGCACCAACCCTAATGCAAAGGGAGGATTTGTATTATATGATGTAACAAATCCAAGGGAACCGAAAGAGCTGGGGTTCTGGGAGGATACTTCCGGTGCGAGAGGAACCCATGAGCTTTACCTGACAGTCCAGGGGAATAATGTTTATGTGCTGACTGCAAATTGCTATGCAGATCTTTACTCTCATGGTGAAAAGATGGATGTTAATATTGTAGACGTTTCAAAGCCATCGGCACCTGAAACGATTTATGAATTTAATCCGCGTAATTATATTCCTGAAGTAAGTGATGCCAATTATGACGGGTATAATTGGACTGATGAAAATGGAATTAAAAGGGCAGCATTTGCACATAGCGTCAAAACAGATGGAACTGGGCAAACAGCTTTCCTATCTTACTGGGATTTAGGTACAATCATGCTTGATATCAGTGATGCAAAAAACCCTGTATATCTAGGTAGAACCGATTTCTCCAATGAAGTTCAGGGGGCTGCCCATTCAATGGATTTAGCCAAGGGCGGAAATGTCCTTATTGAGACAAGGGAGGTATTTGGACCAACTAGAGAAGGCTTTGAGAGTGCCTATGGATACACAATGATATATGATATTAAAGATAAAACAAATCCAAAGCTGCTAAGTACGTTTAGAACGGATTTCACCGAGAAGATTCCTGGTGGTGCGACGGTCCACGATCCTAAGGTACAGGGGAACACATTGTACCTCTCTCATTATGCTGGCGGAGTAAGAACAGTAGACATTACTGATCCATCTAATCCTGAGGAAATTGGTGTCTATATTCCAAGCAAATCTAATATTTGGGGTGTATTCGTAGATCGCAATTATGTACTTGCATCTGATATGGGTTCAGGCCTTAAAGTTCTGCAGAAGAACGGCAGCCATTAA
- the nagE gene encoding N-acetylglucosamine-specific PTS transporter subunit IIBC: MLGFLQKIGKSLMLPIAVMPAAALLLRLGQDDLLGIPFISAAGNAVFGHLALLFAIGIAIGFSKDGSGAAALAGAVGYFVLTEGAAAINDTVNMGVFGGIISGIIAGLLYNKYHDIKLPEWLGFFGGKRFVPIITSLVMIVIAFLFGYVWPPVQAGINSVGDWIIGAGAAGVGVFGFLNRLLIPVGLHHILNTLVWFEFGEFTNAAGDVIKGDLWRFLAKDPSAGIFMTGFFPIMMFGLPGAALAMVAAAKKERRKAVAGAMAGLAFTSFLTGITEPIEFLFMFLSPVLYLIHAALTGLAMSITYVLDIHHGFGFSAGALDYILNFGIAQKPVLLAGIGILYALLYFAVFYFLIKKLDLKTPGREDEIEGEFEGNSALKGKYAEAGDAYLAALGGKENLEEIDNCVTRLRLRVKDMALVDEVQLKQLGAKGVIKLSKTSLQVIVGTDVEFLSNEMKKKL, translated from the coding sequence ATGCTGGGGTTTTTACAGAAGATTGGCAAGTCTTTAATGCTGCCGATTGCAGTTATGCCTGCTGCTGCACTTTTGCTGAGGCTGGGACAGGATGACCTTTTAGGGATACCATTTATATCTGCAGCCGGAAATGCTGTTTTCGGACATTTGGCTCTCTTGTTTGCCATTGGAATTGCCATCGGTTTTTCTAAGGATGGCAGCGGGGCAGCTGCCCTTGCTGGTGCAGTGGGTTATTTTGTACTGACTGAAGGTGCCGCAGCGATAAACGATACGGTCAATATGGGCGTTTTTGGAGGGATCATTTCCGGTATAATTGCAGGGCTATTATACAATAAATATCATGATATTAAGCTGCCGGAATGGCTTGGTTTCTTTGGGGGAAAACGGTTTGTGCCGATTATCACTTCACTCGTTATGATCGTTATTGCATTTTTGTTCGGCTATGTGTGGCCGCCGGTCCAGGCAGGCATTAACAGTGTCGGCGATTGGATAATCGGTGCAGGTGCAGCAGGTGTCGGGGTCTTTGGATTCCTGAACCGTCTATTAATTCCGGTTGGTCTCCATCATATACTGAACACACTTGTCTGGTTTGAGTTCGGCGAGTTTACCAATGCAGCAGGGGATGTCATCAAAGGAGATTTATGGCGCTTCCTTGCCAAGGATCCATCTGCTGGAATCTTTATGACAGGATTCTTTCCAATTATGATGTTCGGGCTGCCTGGTGCGGCTCTTGCCATGGTTGCGGCTGCAAAGAAGGAAAGAAGGAAGGCAGTGGCAGGGGCGATGGCCGGACTCGCATTTACTTCCTTCCTGACAGGTATTACAGAGCCGATTGAATTCCTGTTTATGTTCTTATCGCCGGTTCTATATTTAATTCATGCTGCTTTGACAGGTCTGGCTATGTCCATTACCTATGTCCTGGATATTCATCATGGGTTCGGGTTCTCGGCAGGTGCCCTCGATTATATACTAAACTTTGGAATAGCTCAGAAGCCGGTTCTGCTGGCCGGGATAGGTATTCTATATGCCCTTCTGTATTTTGCAGTTTTCTATTTCCTGATCAAGAAACTGGATTTGAAAACACCTGGAAGGGAAGATGAAATTGAAGGTGAATTTGAAGGGAATTCTGCTCTAAAGGGCAAATATGCTGAAGCAGGAGATGCTTACCTGGCGGCATTGGGCGGTAAAGAAAACCTTGAAGAAATCGATAATTGTGTTACCCGCCTTCGTTTAAGGGTAAAAGATATGGCTCTTGTCGATGAAGTGCAATTAAAACAGCTGGGTGCAAAAGGAGTCATCAAACTCAGCAAAACCAGTCTGCAGGTCATTGTGGGAACGGATGTAGAGTTCCTTTCAAATGAAATGAAGAAAAAACTATAA